One window from the genome of Salisaeta longa DSM 21114 encodes:
- a CDS encoding glycosyltransferase family 4 protein, protein MYPPAGGATGAVLAQLAPALVARGWRVTVLTGPADAPASETTADRVRVERVGAARFTRASTLRRAWAYLSLYPAFVARALRLPRPDVLVTKTDPPMLKVLGPLLGRATGAARVHWAQDLYPEVAEQVGVIAPGGGLANVMRRLSTAALRRHDRIVAVGRCMRKRMLARGLAPSRISVCPNPPPDGVRPVPHRDNSFRAAHASGDRFVVMYSGNMGLAHPFDAVLDAAARLQSTAPEVLFLLVGDGPRKDDLQQDVARRGLANVQFLPFQPLDRLSESLSAADVHVVTMETALTGLVVPSKLYGVLAAGRPALFLGPDASEAARTIREHEVGTVCPAATADALVQAIRYWKDHPSARAAAGERAAAYAEQQRHRFPDTFDTVLRAAIDARS, encoded by the coding sequence GTGTATCCACCCGCCGGCGGCGCAACCGGTGCCGTTTTGGCGCAGCTGGCCCCTGCCCTCGTGGCGCGCGGGTGGCGCGTAACCGTGCTAACAGGCCCCGCCGACGCGCCTGCGAGCGAGACGACTGCCGACCGCGTGCGCGTGGAGCGCGTAGGCGCCGCACGTTTCACCCGCGCCAGCACGCTGCGCCGCGCCTGGGCCTACCTGTCGCTCTATCCGGCGTTTGTGGCGCGCGCCCTGCGGCTGCCCCGCCCAGACGTTCTCGTCACCAAGACCGACCCGCCGATGCTCAAGGTGCTGGGCCCGCTGCTGGGGCGTGCCACGGGCGCGGCCCGCGTGCATTGGGCGCAAGATCTGTATCCCGAGGTGGCCGAGCAGGTGGGCGTCATTGCGCCGGGCGGCGGGCTGGCCAACGTCATGCGCCGCCTCTCCACCGCGGCCCTGCGCCGCCACGACCGCATCGTGGCCGTGGGCCGGTGCATGCGCAAACGGATGCTGGCGCGCGGGCTGGCCCCGTCCCGCATCAGCGTGTGCCCCAACCCGCCGCCGGACGGCGTGCGTCCGGTTCCGCACCGCGACAATTCATTTCGCGCTGCCCACGCCTCGGGCGACCGCTTCGTGGTCATGTACTCCGGCAACATGGGGCTGGCGCATCCCTTCGACGCCGTGCTCGATGCCGCCGCACGCCTTCAATCCACCGCGCCGGAGGTGCTGTTTCTCCTGGTGGGCGACGGGCCGCGCAAGGACGACCTGCAGCAGGACGTGGCCCGGCGGGGCCTTGCCAACGTCCAGTTTCTTCCGTTTCAACCGCTCGACCGCCTTTCCGAGAGCCTAAGCGCGGCCGACGTGCATGTCGTCACGATGGAAACCGCCCTCACGGGCCTTGTGGTGCCAAGCAAGCTGTACGGCGTCCTGGCGGCAGGGCGTCCGGCGCTGTTTTTGGGTCCCGATGCAAGCGAGGCCGCCCGCACCATCCGCGAGCATGAGGTGGGCACGGTATGCCCGGCAGCCACCGCGGACGCCCTCGTACAGGCCATCCGGTACTGGAAAGACCATCCCTCGGCCCGTGCGGCCGCGGGCGAGCGGGCGGCCGCGTACGCCGAGCAGCAGCGCCACCGCTTTCCCGACACCTTCGATACCGTCTTGCGAGCCGCTATCGACGCCCGGTCGTAG
- a CDS encoding TRAP transporter substrate-binding protein, whose protein sequence is MDRRDFAKTAALGALGATAIGCSDDASTSPDAPAVQTQPQVRWRLASSFTESLGILYGAAEVLAERVSALTGGRFQIRPYAAGELVPAFEVLGAVQNGIVQMGHSASYYFVGKNPALAFDATVPFGLTARQYNAWWYHGGGKDLMRALFSDFNIYNLPGGNTGMQMGGWFKQPITSMDDMQGLRMRIPGLGGKVMNRLGVNVQQIAGGEVYPALERGTVDAVEWVGPYDDKQLGFHEIASYYHYPGWWEPGPALTFYVNRSDWDALPTAYQEALTAAADVANVQMLARYDQANPKALEDLVQLGVTLQRFPNAVMRAAEDATAAILEEQAAQSPQYRTIYDSYTQFRSDVYRWFEMSELAYGSFAFPQPGADASA, encoded by the coding sequence ATGGACCGACGCGACTTCGCGAAGACAGCCGCCCTGGGCGCGCTGGGTGCCACCGCCATTGGATGCAGCGACGATGCGTCTACGTCGCCCGATGCCCCCGCGGTACAAACCCAACCACAGGTACGCTGGCGCCTCGCCTCAAGCTTCACCGAGTCGCTGGGCATTCTGTACGGAGCGGCCGAGGTATTGGCCGAACGCGTGTCGGCGTTGACGGGCGGGCGCTTCCAAATTCGCCCGTACGCTGCCGGCGAGCTGGTGCCCGCGTTTGAGGTGCTGGGGGCCGTGCAAAACGGCATCGTGCAGATGGGCCACAGCGCGAGCTACTACTTCGTCGGCAAAAACCCGGCGCTCGCGTTTGATGCGACCGTTCCGTTTGGCCTCACGGCGCGGCAGTACAACGCCTGGTGGTACCACGGCGGGGGGAAGGACCTGATGCGCGCGCTCTTTTCCGACTTTAACATTTACAACCTGCCCGGCGGCAACACGGGCATGCAAATGGGCGGATGGTTCAAGCAGCCGATTACGTCGATGGACGACATGCAGGGGCTGCGCATGCGCATTCCGGGGCTGGGCGGCAAGGTGATGAACCGGCTCGGCGTAAACGTGCAACAGATCGCGGGCGGCGAGGTGTACCCGGCGCTGGAGCGCGGCACCGTGGATGCGGTGGAGTGGGTGGGGCCGTACGACGATAAGCAACTCGGCTTTCATGAGATTGCGTCCTACTACCACTATCCGGGCTGGTGGGAGCCGGGGCCCGCGCTCACGTTCTACGTGAATCGCTCGGACTGGGACGCCCTGCCGACGGCGTATCAGGAGGCCCTGACGGCGGCCGCAGATGTCGCCAACGTGCAGATGCTCGCGCGCTACGATCAGGCGAATCCGAAGGCGCTGGAGGACCTGGTGCAGTTGGGCGTTACGCTGCAGCGCTTTCCGAACGCGGTGATGCGCGCGGCCGAGGACGCAACAGCGGCCATTCTGGAAGAACAAGCCGCCCAAAGTCCGCAGTACCGAACGATCTACGACAGCTACACGCAGTTTCGCAGCGATGTGTACCGTTGGTTCGAGATGTCGGAGCTGGCGTACGGATCGTTTGCTTTCCCGCAGCCCGGCGCAGACGCGTCGGCGTGA
- a CDS encoding TRAP transporter small permease subunit — protein sequence MKRWLQLASAIDRFTEAVGRVLWALVLVMIAAGAYSALARYTDPVTGWNLSSNRWVELQWYAFAAVFLLGAAYGLRHDAHVRVDVGYAWCSTRTKAWINLMGTLLFLGPFCVLMIDYSWPMVYNAWATWEQSPDPGGLPRYPIKTVIPVAFGLLLVQGAAVVIRHVAYLRGRLPADKVPMLAGD from the coding sequence ATGAAACGCTGGTTACAGCTTGCATCGGCCATTGACCGGTTCACCGAGGCCGTGGGCCGCGTGCTTTGGGCGTTGGTGCTCGTCATGATTGCGGCCGGCGCGTACAGCGCCTTGGCCCGCTACACCGATCCGGTGACGGGCTGGAATTTGAGCTCAAACCGATGGGTGGAGCTGCAGTGGTATGCCTTCGCGGCGGTCTTTTTGCTCGGCGCGGCGTACGGGCTGCGCCACGATGCCCACGTGCGGGTGGATGTCGGGTATGCGTGGTGCAGCACGCGCACAAAGGCCTGGATCAACCTGATGGGCACGCTTCTTTTCCTGGGGCCGTTTTGCGTTCTGATGATTGACTATTCGTGGCCGATGGTATACAACGCTTGGGCCACCTGGGAGCAATCGCCCGACCCCGGCGGCTTGCCGCGCTACCCCATCAAAACCGTGATTCCGGTGGCGTTTGGGTTGCTGCTGGTGCAGGGCGCGGCCGTCGTCATTCGCCACGTGGCCTACCTGCGCGGCCGACTGCCCGCCGACAAGGTCCCGATGCTCGCGGGCGACTGA
- a CDS encoding TRAP transporter large permease, which yields MPADWLAPLMFVGALVIIFFGYPVAFALAATALLFAGVGAQLGAFDPALLMALPNRVFGIMSNYVLLAVPFFIFMGTMLEKSDLARDLLTAIGDLFGTLRGGLALAVVFVGAMLAAATGVVGASVVAMGLISLPIMLQYNYSARLSTGVITAAGTLGQIIPPSIVLIVLADQLGISVGDLFMGALVPGVSLAGCYALYVGGVALVRPEAAPALPPSERTDAVGALLRRVVLVLLPPLGLIALVLGSIFAGIATPTEAGALGAVGATGLAAANGRLSWAALRDTMDETTRLTTMVMFILVGSTAFSLVFRGLGGDFWIEGLLTGLPGGLVGFLILTNLAIFVLGFFIDFFEIAFILVPLLAVPAADVLVPAVAATPDAALVWFGVMIGMNLQTSFLTPPFGFALFYLRGVAPDDVSTTQIYRGVIPFILIQLVGLALLMLFPGLVTWAL from the coding sequence ATGCCCGCTGATTGGTTGGCACCGCTCATGTTTGTGGGCGCGCTGGTTATCATCTTTTTCGGATATCCGGTGGCGTTTGCGCTGGCCGCTACGGCGCTTCTTTTTGCCGGCGTTGGCGCGCAACTGGGCGCGTTCGATCCGGCGCTGCTGATGGCGCTGCCCAACCGCGTGTTTGGCATCATGTCCAATTACGTGTTGCTGGCGGTGCCTTTCTTCATTTTCATGGGCACGATGCTGGAGAAGTCGGACCTGGCCAGAGACCTGCTTACCGCCATCGGCGATCTGTTTGGGACGCTGCGGGGCGGGCTGGCGCTGGCTGTGGTGTTTGTGGGCGCGATGCTCGCGGCGGCCACGGGCGTGGTGGGCGCTTCGGTGGTGGCGATGGGCCTCATCTCGCTTCCCATCATGCTGCAGTACAACTACTCCGCGCGGCTGTCGACCGGCGTGATTACCGCCGCGGGCACGTTGGGGCAAATCATTCCGCCCAGCATCGTCCTGATTGTGCTCGCCGATCAGCTTGGCATTTCGGTGGGCGACCTGTTTATGGGGGCGCTGGTGCCGGGCGTGTCGCTGGCGGGCTGCTACGCGCTGTACGTGGGAGGTGTCGCGCTGGTGCGCCCCGAGGCGGCGCCCGCGCTTCCACCAAGCGAGCGGACCGACGCGGTGGGGGCGTTGCTGCGCCGCGTGGTGCTGGTGCTGCTGCCGCCGCTTGGCCTCATCGCGCTGGTGCTGGGAAGCATCTTTGCGGGCATTGCCACGCCCACCGAGGCCGGCGCGCTGGGGGCAGTGGGGGCGACCGGGCTGGCAGCGGCCAACGGCCGGCTCTCGTGGGCCGCGCTGCGCGATACGATGGACGAGACCACGCGCCTGACCACCATGGTGATGTTCATCCTGGTGGGGTCTACGGCGTTTTCGCTGGTCTTTCGCGGGCTGGGCGGCGACTTCTGGATCGAAGGGCTGCTCACCGGGCTGCCGGGCGGGCTGGTTGGCTTTTTGATCCTCACCAACCTCGCCATCTTCGTGCTGGGCTTCTTCATCGACTTCTTCGAGATTGCGTTTATCCTCGTGCCGCTGCTCGCGGTGCCCGCGGCCGATGTGCTGGTGCCTGCCGTGGCCGCTACGCCCGACGCGGCCCTCGTGTGGTTTGGCGTGATGATTGGCATGAACCTGCAAACCTCCTTCCTCACGCCGCCCTTCGGCTTTGCCCTGTTCTACCTTCGCGGCGTTGCGCCCGACGACGTATCAACCACGCAAATCTACCGGGGCGTCATCCCCTTCATCCTCATCCAGCTTGTGGGACTGGCGCTTCTCATGCTGTTTCCGGGGCTGGTCACATGGGCGCTCTAA
- a CDS encoding GbsR/MarR family transcriptional regulator, giving the protein MSDAAPLTATEQELIEEFGNIYESYGLKRLQGLIVGLLLTQDDPASLDDMVALLNHSKGPISIAVRRLADIGLVRKVNGPINRRNYYAAHPDIFYNNFKFNMATVRKNRALAERLLNRIAAEGRAHQSATADNLEHMLRFYQLMESFYQDFSDEWAKVKAERRAAANGEA; this is encoded by the coding sequence ATGTCTGATGCTGCGCCGCTCACTGCCACCGAGCAAGAGCTCATCGAGGAGTTTGGCAATATTTACGAGTCGTACGGGCTAAAGCGGCTGCAGGGACTGATTGTAGGGCTGCTGCTCACGCAAGACGATCCGGCATCGCTCGACGACATGGTGGCCCTCCTGAACCACTCGAAGGGGCCCATCTCCATCGCGGTGCGGCGCCTGGCCGATATTGGACTGGTGCGTAAGGTGAACGGCCCCATCAACCGGCGCAACTACTACGCCGCGCACCCCGATATCTTCTACAACAACTTCAAGTTCAACATGGCCACGGTGCGCAAAAACCGCGCACTGGCCGAACGCCTGCTCAACCGCATTGCGGCCGAGGGACGGGCGCACCAATCCGCTACCGCCGACAACCTGGAGCACATGCTCCGCTTCTATCAGCTGATGGAATCGTTCTACCAGGACTTCTCGGACGAGTGGGCCAAGGTGAAGGCCGAGCGGCGGGCCGCGGCCAATGGCGAAGCGTAG
- a CDS encoding S46 family peptidase, producing MRFRLIVAALGLLAVYAMPAHAQDPYARRTIYEIDPDTVQARRFDDGRMWTFNSPPLGYLEARYSIEPSQDWLTHARMGALRIPGCTASFVSAHGLMLTNHHCGRSHAAAVARPDERILRDGFYAERLSAERRVPGLYADQLVAVNDVTATVQAALDSAETDAERAAAREAVFARLSARFTENVGAGDEDYRTEITALYDGGRYVAHTYRRYTDVRLVFIPELDVGYFGGDTDNFTYPRYTLDMSLFRVYNEAGEPVEPTHFFPWSRQGARPGDPVFVVGNPGSTLRLETYEQLLFRRDVQDVGLLRFLQSRIAAIQAYQSAAADTSADVQNKLFGLQNARKLYNGRVEALRDAYYMTRIQRKDEAFQRAIRADSSLQARFGGLFQRMAAIQQEKRSYAASYRAFLALTSSYASATLRRALFAYQMERGGGAGSAQRERLMQQFRRVAAQPAELDRELLAARLHDVVEAFGAQDSLVQTILDGRTPQAAARAIVARSAWGDSASAAAALQGPLPAQDPALALVEAMYPRYQAFRSAWAGLQARQREVARQLGRARYAVYGDNVPPDATFTLRLSDGVVQGYPYNGTAAPPFTTYYGMLSHHHAFAGEAWDLPPRWKAPPASFNPETPLNLVSTNDITGGNSGSPLLNANLELVGLVFDGNIESLAGDFIFLPGQMRTIAVDVRGMLEALSAIYSADRITHEVTGQAFYRSEAAVPTPPTVSAP from the coding sequence ATGCGTTTCCGACTGATTGTTGCAGCGCTTGGCCTGCTGGCGGTTTACGCGATGCCCGCTCACGCCCAAGACCCGTACGCCCGCCGCACGATCTACGAGATCGATCCGGATACCGTGCAGGCCCGCCGCTTCGATGACGGCCGCATGTGGACGTTCAACAGCCCGCCGCTCGGCTACCTCGAGGCGCGCTATAGCATCGAGCCGTCGCAGGACTGGCTGACGCATGCACGGATGGGCGCGCTGCGCATCCCGGGCTGCACGGCATCGTTTGTGTCGGCGCACGGCCTGATGCTCACCAACCACCACTGCGGGCGTAGCCATGCCGCCGCGGTGGCGCGCCCGGACGAACGCATCTTGCGCGACGGATTCTATGCCGAGCGCCTGTCTGCCGAGCGCCGCGTGCCGGGGCTCTACGCCGATCAACTGGTGGCCGTGAACGATGTGACGGCGACGGTGCAGGCCGCCCTCGATAGTGCCGAGACGGATGCCGAACGCGCCGCGGCCCGCGAGGCGGTGTTTGCCCGCCTCAGTGCCCGGTTCACGGAAAATGTGGGCGCCGGCGACGAAGATTATCGCACCGAAATCACCGCGCTGTACGACGGCGGCCGCTATGTCGCACACACCTATCGCCGCTACACCGACGTCCGGCTGGTCTTCATCCCTGAGCTTGACGTGGGCTACTTTGGAGGCGACACCGACAACTTTACGTATCCGCGCTACACGCTCGATATGTCGCTCTTTCGCGTGTACAACGAGGCGGGCGAGCCGGTGGAGCCGACGCACTTCTTTCCGTGGAGCCGCCAGGGCGCGCGGCCCGGCGATCCGGTATTCGTGGTGGGCAACCCGGGCAGCACCTTGCGGCTGGAAACCTACGAACAGCTGCTCTTTCGGCGCGACGTGCAAGACGTCGGGCTCCTTCGCTTCCTGCAGTCGCGCATCGCAGCCATACAGGCCTATCAGTCTGCGGCGGCCGACACAAGCGCCGACGTGCAAAACAAGCTCTTTGGCCTGCAGAACGCCCGAAAGCTGTATAACGGACGCGTGGAGGCGCTTCGCGACGCCTACTACATGACGCGCATCCAGCGCAAAGACGAGGCGTTTCAGCGGGCCATTCGGGCCGATTCCAGTTTGCAGGCGCGCTTCGGCGGGCTCTTTCAACGGATGGCTGCTATCCAACAAGAAAAGCGCAGCTATGCGGCGTCGTATCGTGCCTTTTTGGCGCTGACGAGCTCGTACGCGTCGGCTACGCTGCGGCGGGCGTTGTTTGCGTATCAGATGGAACGGGGCGGCGGCGCCGGCTCGGCACAGCGCGAACGGCTCATGCAGCAGTTTCGCCGGGTGGCGGCGCAGCCGGCCGAGCTCGACCGCGAACTGCTCGCGGCCCGCTTGCACGACGTCGTGGAGGCGTTTGGTGCACAAGATAGCCTGGTACAAACGATTCTTGATGGCCGCACGCCACAGGCCGCGGCCCGAGCTATCGTCGCGCGCTCGGCGTGGGGCGACTCCGCCTCGGCGGCCGCGGCGCTGCAAGGCCCGTTGCCCGCGCAAGATCCGGCGCTCGCGCTCGTCGAGGCCATGTATCCGCGCTACCAGGCGTTTCGGAGTGCCTGGGCGGGCTTGCAAGCGCGGCAGCGTGAGGTGGCCCGGCAGCTTGGACGCGCCCGCTACGCCGTGTACGGCGACAACGTGCCCCCCGATGCCACCTTCACGCTGCGCCTCTCCGATGGCGTGGTCCAAGGATACCCGTACAACGGCACCGCAGCGCCGCCCTTTACCACCTACTACGGCATGCTCAGCCATCATCACGCCTTCGCGGGCGAGGCATGGGATCTTCCGCCACGGTGGAAAGCGCCCCCCGCGTCGTTTAATCCGGAGACGCCGCTCAACCTGGTCTCCACCAACGACATTACCGGTGGCAACTCCGGCTCGCCGCTGCTCAACGCCAACCTGGAGCTGGTTGGGCTGGTCTTTGATGGCAACATCGAGAGCCTCGCGGGCGACTTCATCTTCCTGCCGGGACAGATGCGGACGATCGCGGTTGATGTGCGGGGCATGCTCGAAGCCCTCAGTGCCATCTACAGCGCCGACCGCATCACGCACGAGGTGACCGGCCAGGCGTTCTATCGCAGCGAGGCGGCCGTACCCACGCCGCCCACCGTATCGGCCCCGTAG